A single Nocardioides bizhenqiangii DNA region contains:
- a CDS encoding ribonuclease HII: MSTLPRGLTVRRDAGLYGYERVLRRHGIEPIAGVDEAGRGACAGPLVAGAAILPAGKAGIVPELADSKLLTAKARERCYEQVVRRAVAWSVVVMSHEECDRMGMHVANVEALRRAVAKLDVAPSYVLTDGFPVDGLGAPGLAVWKGDRVAACVAAASVIAKVTRDRLMDELDGQWPAYDFKTHKGYITPTHSAALAEHGPCPVHRMRFVNVRRAAGLEDAAGMEEAAVVEPAGL; this comes from the coding sequence ATGTCGACGCTGCCGCGAGGACTGACGGTACGACGCGACGCCGGCCTCTACGGCTACGAGCGCGTCCTGCGCCGCCATGGGATCGAGCCGATCGCCGGCGTCGACGAGGCGGGACGCGGAGCTTGCGCCGGTCCGCTGGTCGCCGGCGCCGCGATCCTGCCGGCAGGTAAGGCCGGGATCGTGCCCGAGCTCGCGGACTCCAAGCTGCTCACCGCCAAGGCCCGCGAGCGCTGCTACGAGCAGGTGGTGCGGCGTGCCGTCGCCTGGTCGGTCGTGGTGATGTCCCACGAGGAGTGCGACCGGATGGGCATGCACGTCGCCAACGTCGAGGCGCTGCGGCGCGCGGTGGCCAAGCTCGACGTCGCGCCGTCGTACGTCCTCACCGACGGGTTCCCTGTCGACGGCCTCGGTGCACCCGGGCTCGCGGTCTGGAAGGGCGACCGGGTCGCCGCCTGCGTCGCTGCGGCGTCCGTGATCGCGAAGGTGACCCGCGACCGGCTGATGGACGAGCTCGACGGGCAGTGGCCGGCGTACGACTTCAAGACCCACAAGGGCTACATCACGCCCACCCACTCCGCGGCACTGGCCGAGCACGGGCCGTGCCCGGTCCACCGGATGCGGTTCGTCAACGTCCGTCGTGCGGCTGGTCTCGAGGATGCTGCCGGCATGGAGGAGGCCGCTGTCGTCGAGCCGGCCGGTTTGTAG